The segment CGGGATGACGCAGCCGAGGTCGCGGAGGCGTCTTAACGCCAACTTCAGGCCGTTGCCGTTTTTGTCTTTGAATCCCATTCTATCGCAGAGCTGTTGTTTGGAGATGGGTAGCCTCGGTCCCTGCGGGCCGCGATCTGAGATTAATTTGTAGAGCTCCTTATTCCTGAATTCCTGACTCTTTCCCATAATGCTGACTGTTTAAGCATAAAAACCGACCTCCAGGAAAGCCCGCCCCTGGCTCGGCTTCTGAGCCAGGGGCGGGCTTATATTGATTACTGATGGGGCATGAGGAGGAGGCAGTAAATAACAGCCGGGTAATGAGTATCGCTTGAATGAATGTGGCCGTGTGTTGAGCAAGCACGCGCCGTTACAGGGAGGTTTACATGGGCCGGAAGCGCAACAGCCAGGTTACTTTTGCAGAAATCGAGCAGGCCAACGCCGGCCCGGCCGCCGGGGCACTGGCCGGTAAGGCCCGCCTGGCCAATCGCATTGCCCACGGGGGCTGCGCTTTCGTGGCCCGCGGTCGCGCCTTTTCGGTCAAGAGCGACGCCATCGTTCACGCCATAGAAAAGTTTCCGCGGCAGTGGAGTCTCGACGGTGTCGAAAACGACGGCCGCCTGCTGGGTGTCACCTGGCGGGGCGCTTCGCCGGGCGTGATGTCACTGCACCTGCCAGTGGACCAGCTGTCGCCCGCCGCCCGCTGCTGGCTCAACGGCGAACTCGAGCGCATTGAGCTGCTCTACGACCAGCGCCTGGAGGTTGCCTGAAGCGAGAACGCGCCTAGCTGCCGTGGCAGATCACGCAGTTTTCCGGGCCCTGGCCGGTGAGCAGCGGATCGTTGCTGGGGTCGGCATCGAGGTACAGCGCCTCGCGGGCGCTGAAGTTGGCAATCCTGTCGTCGAGTACGGACCGGTAGGGCCAGGTGCTGGGGCCACCGCCCAGGTCATCGTACAGCACGGCCAGCTCGTACCATTCGAGGGCGCTGTCGCTTCGGCCACCCTTGAGAAACAGGTCGCCGAACATCATGCCGGTGCCCTGCACGTTGTTGGGCGCGCGGCCCGCGTTGCCACACACCCGTGGACTGTTGAACGGCGTGCAGTCGCTGGCCAGGGCGGCGTCCATGTAATCTATGGCCTCGGCCATCAACGGATCGGATGCTTCGACCCAGGTGCCCACCACGCCCGAGAAATCAAAGGTATTAAACAGCGGGTACAGCACGATCGCGTCTCTGAGCAGCTGCAGTGAGTCGGCAAGGTCGCCGGCGTCGCCGCGAATGAGAGCGTCGATGTAGTTGGCCGCTCCCTGCCAGCCCGGCACGCGGGTGTCCTCGGTCAGGTACAGGGCAGCCTGGTTGAGTGCCGCCGAGCCCAGGGCGGCGTGATCGGTAGTGACCTGGTCTGCATTCGACGGGTCCAGTAGCGTGGTGCCGACCAGGTACACGTGCATCATGCCCTTCATCAGCCAGGCCCTGCCGTCAGTGGGCAGGTCGGCGACCGCCGTGGCCATGGTGTCTATGGTTTCCTGGCTGCGGTCGGCGTAGTTGTTGAGCGTGTCCCAGAATGCGTTCTCGCCTTCCCAGGCCGGGCAGACGATGCTGGTGCTCCTGCCTTTTACATTGCCGCCCGAGTTGCTGTCGAAGGTGTCGAAACGTCCGCACCATCCGTCCTCGGTATCCACTCGCAGCCTGGCCTCCACGAAGGCCACCGAGTCGCCCAACAGGGGAGACTGGCTCGCACCGCGTTTGACCTTGACCTTGGCTTTCTTGAACGACAACAAGATTTTCGCCACGCCGCCGCCACTGTCTTTTTTCCCCCTGTAAACGTAGCGGGTATACGAGGATCCCTTGCGCAACCAGCGCGAGCAGTCCAGGGTGAGGTCGCCGCTGTCACCGGTGTCGCTGACCACGCGCAGCGCACTTGTCGCCGGGCAAAGTGGCGAGGTGGTCATGGCCATGCTCGAGAACTGCAGCACGGCCTTACTCTTGCCGCTGCTCACGACTTTGAGCGCGACCTTGCCGTCGCTGGCCCAGTGGCTGAGCGACGGTTGCGCCGCGGCGGTTTGAGCCGCGAGCAGGGCCAGCGCCAAGGCTGTAACAAATACGAACAGGGAGTTCTGGTGCATCAAATTTATCCTTGGCGGCGTTGGCCCCAGGCATGGAACGCCGCAGTTAGAGAGTAACCAGCCAGCCTCCCCAGTGTCAATGGGAAAGGACACGAACTGACCCCTGACTGGGGGGCTGGTTGCCCCGGGTCGCCCTGCGCCACCGCCCGCCCTCCCTGCGTGGCTCACTGCTGGGCGACCTGCTGCTCCTGCCCGGCTGCAGGCGAAGCCAGATTACTTGGCCTCACTCGTGTTTCCGACATAGTCTCGCGCTTGTGCTCTACGCCGTTGCTGTCGTCTTACTCGTAGCTCTCTGCACGCTGGGTGGCCTGCTGTGGACCGCTGTTCACTACCGCAGGATAGAGACGCGGGCCGACCCCGGGTTGTTTCCGCCGGTGAGCTGCCCCGACGACTGCGACGCGATCGCGACCGACCTCGTGCAACAGATGAGCCTGGGCGAAAAGCTGGCGCAGCTTTCGGGCGACCTGTCGACGCGGCGTTTCTCGTTTCGCTACGTGGCCAGCTTGTTGCTGGGCCACGGAGTCCCCTTGGCGTACAGCGGCTACAATCGGCGCCTGGGGATTCCGCCGCTGTCCTTTTCCGACGGGCCAAGGGGCGTGGGCGTGGGTCGGGGCAAGACCTGCTTTCCGGTCACCATGGCTCGCGGGGCCACCTTCAATCCCGCCCTGGAGCAGCAGGTGGGCATGGCCATGGGCCGAGAGCTGCGCGCCTCGGGCGCCAATTACTCGGGCGCGGTTTGCGTGAACCTCTTGCGCCACCCGGGTTGGGGGCGCGCCCAGGAGACCTACGGCGAGGATTCCTACCACCTGGGTGAGATGGGCCTGGCGCTCACCCGTGGCCTGCAGTCGCGTAACGTGATGGCCTGCGTGAAACACTTTGCGCTCAACAGTATCGAGAACTCGCGCTTCTATGTTGACGTGAATGTCGACGAGCGTTCGCTGCGCGAAGTTTACCTGCCGCATTTTCGCAAGATCGTCGAGCAGGGGCAGGTGGCCTCGGTGATGAGCGCCTACAATAAGTTTCGCGGCGAGTACTGTGGCCACAGCCGTGAGCTGCTCACTGACATTCTTCGCGATGACTGGGGCTTCAAGGGGTTCGTGACGTCGGACTGGATGCACGGTGTGCGCGATGGCGTCAAGGGCATACGCGCGGGTCTCGACCTGGAGATGCCCAGCCCCGTGCGCTACGGCAAACCGCTGCTGGCAGCGCTCAGGCGCGGTGAGCTGAGCGAAGCTGACATCGACGCGCGCGTGCACCCGGTCTTGCGCACCCGCTTGTGGTACGCGCTGGCGCCCGACACCGAGGACTACGATGCGCAGCTGCTGGCTTGCGATGATCACGTGAGGCTTGCCCGACGCGTGGCCGAGGAGTCGATGGTGCTGCTCAAGAACGACGGGGTGCTGCCACTTGATCCGGCCCGCGTGCGTCGCCTGGGCGTGTTCGGCCAGCTGGCAGCGCTCGAAAATACCGGCGACCGGGGAAGCTCTGCGGTCGCGGCCCCACGGGTGGTGACTCCACTCGAGGGCTTGTCGAGTTACATGCAGGAGCAGGGCGGTGAGGTCGTTTTTGCCGACGGCAAGGATACCGACGCTGCCCGCGTCGTGGCCGAGGGCGTGGACGCGGCAGTCGTGGTCGTGGGCCTGACCTGGGCCGACGAGGGTGAGTGGTTCGTGTTGCAGCCGGAGAAGAAAGCAGCGGCGCGCCGCCTGAAGTTTATCGGTGGCGGCGGCGATCGCACGAGCCTGCGCTTGCGCGCCCGCGACGAGGCATTAATAGCCGAGGTGGCCGCCGTGCAGCCGCACACCGTGGTGGTCTGCGTTGGAGGTAGCGCTGTCGATGTCAGCTGGCGAGAGCAGGTTGCTGCCATACTGTTTTCTTTTTACAGCGGCATGGAGGGAGGCCACGCGCTGGCCTCGTTGTTGTTCGGCGATGCCAATCCGAGCGGTCGTTTGCCGTTTACAATTCCCGAGTCTGACGCTGACCTGCCCGAGTTTCTCCCCTTTGCCGAGAGCGCAACTTACGGACCGCTGCACGGCTACTCGCTGTTTGAAAAGAAAGCGCTACCGGTGGCTTATCCCTTCGGCCACGGGCTCGGCTACAGCGAGTTTTCGTTGTCCGAGCTGGAGGTCGATACCCGGTCGGATGACTGGACGGTGACCGTAACGCTCGTCAATTGCGGTGACGTGAGTGGCGCCGAGGTGGTGCAGGTTTACCTGGCCTTCCCCGAATCGGCGGTCGATCGGCCACCGAAAAAACTCGCCGCCTTCCAGAAGGTGCTGCTGTCTGCCGGCCAACGCGCCACGGTCACCATGGTGGTCGACGCCCAGGCGCGGCAGGTCTACGACCCGGACGCCGGCGAGTGGGTAATGCCCGATGAGCCGGTAGAGCTGTTGGTCGGGAGATCTTCGGCCGATATCTCGCTGCGCCACACCTTTTTACCTTGACGCAGGGCGACTAACGGTCGACACTCGTGGTCGGGTGAGAAGGCTTGCAAAAAGCGGGTTCCGGGCGCTGCCGGGCGTGGCGCTACTGGCGACGGTCTTCGTGGGTGCGGTCTTCCTGGGCGTGGTCTTCCCCGGCGCGGTGCACAATGCCGAGGCGGCGACCCTCTCGGTGCCCTCGGCCTACGCCAGCATACAGGCGGCGCTCGATGTAGCCGGCCCCGGCGATCGCGTGGAGGTAGCCGCGGGCGTGTACAGCGAGAAGCTCGTGCTGCCGTCGTCGGGCAGCCAGGCCGGTGGCTGGATAGAACTCACAGCCGCCACTCCTGGTGTGCGCCCGGTGCTCGACGGCGTGGGAGTGGCGGGCTGCGACATGATCCTGGTCCCCTCGCGCAGCTGGGTCAGGGTGGAAGGCTTCGAGATACGCAACAACCTGGGCGTCAGCGATTGCTCGGGCATACGCATAACCGGCAGCGGCTCGCACATAGAGCTGTTCGACAACGTCATCCACGACATACGCGGCAACCACGCCATGGGCATCACCGTGTACGCCACCGAAGCCACGCCCATCAGCGAGCTGGTCATCGACGGCAACGAGATCTACGACTGCGAACCGGCCAACAGCGAGGCACTGACGCTTAACGGCAACGTCGACGGCTTCGCGGTGACCAACAACATCGTCCGCGACGTCAACAACATCGGCATCGACTTCATCGGTGGCGAGACCGACATTCAGCCCAACCCGTCGCTGGTGACGCGCAACGGTGTGTGCCGCGGCAACGAGGTCTACCGCGCCAACTCCAACTACGGCGGGGGCTGGGCCGGCGGCATCTACGTGGACGGTGGCAGCGACATCATCATAGAGGGCAATATCGTGGGCGGCTGTGATCTCGGCATAGAGATAGCCGCCGAGAACGCAGGCACGGTGACCACCGGCATCACCGTGCGCAACAACTTTATCTACGCCAACAACAAGGCCGGCCTCGTGTTCGGCGGCTACGCCTCCTCGGTGGGACGCGCCAACGGCAACAGCTTTACCAACAACAGCACACACGGCAACGACACCTCGGGCCAGGGACTTGGCGAGTTGTGGATACAGTTTGCCGAGAACAACACGGTGCGCGGTAACGTCTTTTCGTCGACCTCGCAGAACGTGTTGATCTATTCCGAGGGCGGGGCGGTGGGCAACCAGCTCGACTACAACCTGTGGTACGCGCCGGGCGGGCAGGCCGCGGCCGAGTTTAACTGGCAGGGTACGCCGTACGCGGGCTTCAACGCGTTTGTAGCCGGCAGTGGGCAGGGCGCCAATTCGCTGTTCGCAGACCCGCTGTACCTCGACGCGGCGGCGGGCGACCTGCACCTGGACGGCTTGTCGCCGGCGCGCGACGCGGGCGACCCGGCCTTCACGGCGGCGGCGGGCGAGACTGATATCGACGGCTCAACGCGGGTGTCGGGCGCGGCCGTTGACCTGGGGGCCGACGAGGTGGGCTGCGGTGACGGCACCGAGGATCCCGGCGAGCAGTGCGACGACGGCAACCAGGTCGACGGCGACGGCTGCGACTCCAACTGCACGTTCACTGCCTGCGGCAACTCGGTGTTGACAGTGGGCGAGCAGTGCGACGACGGTGGCACCGAAGACGGCGATTGCTGTTCGGCCAGCTGCCAGTTGGACGCACCTGGCGTGGCTTGCGATGACGACAGTGTTTGCAGCGCCATCGACAGTTGCGACGGGGCGGGCGCCTGTATTGGTCTCGCCGAGCCCGCCGCGGGGTGTTTCGCGCCGGTAAAAATCGACGCGGCCAGGTTCGATCTTTCCAACCGCGATGGCAGCTCGAGAGACAAGGCCGGCTTGAAATGGAAATCCGGCGAGGCCCACGACCTCGCCGCGCTGGGCGATCCCACGGTGGCCACCGCCTACACGCTGTGCGTCTACGACCAGTCGGCCGGCAGTTGGCAGACGGCGCTCGAGGCGACCATCCCCGCTGGCGGCAGCTGCGCGGGAAGCCCCTGCTGGAAAGCGATCGGCAGTAAGGGCTTCAAGTACAAGGACCGCGCATCGACGGCTGGTGGCGTGCAGAAGCTGATACTCAAGAGTGGCGCCGAGGGGCGCACGAAGTTCATACTCAAAGCCCGGGGCGGCGCGATCGACCTGCCCGCCATGCCTCTGGCCCAGGACAGCACCGTAGCCGCGCGTCTTTCTAACGACGCGGGCAGCTGCTGGCAGGCTGATTTCACCACACCGGCGACCGCCAACAGCGCCTCGCGCTTTAAAGACAAGGGCAACTGACCCCCGGAAGGGTGGCACCCGCTCGGGGGGGACGCGTTGGCTGGAGGGAGACGAAAATGCGCGGGGCGAGCTAGGAACGGCAGCATTCACGGGCTCAATCGCGCGGGCCGGCGCAAAGGGGGACTTCCTGTCTCGCCCCGGGTGAGGCAATTCTGGTCTCATCGGTGACCGCCCCCGGGGCCGTCACAGGGAGCTGAAGAAATGAGAAACAGCCTGCGAGTTATTGTGAGCGTGGCCGCGTTGGCCGTCCTGTCGGCCAGTGGTGGCTGCACGGTGAAGTCCTGGTACACGGTAGTTGTG is part of the Candidatus Binatota bacterium genome and harbors:
- a CDS encoding glycosyl hydrolase, whose product is MLYAVAVVLLVALCTLGGLLWTAVHYRRIETRADPGLFPPVSCPDDCDAIATDLVQQMSLGEKLAQLSGDLSTRRFSFRYVASLLLGHGVPLAYSGYNRRLGIPPLSFSDGPRGVGVGRGKTCFPVTMARGATFNPALEQQVGMAMGRELRASGANYSGAVCVNLLRHPGWGRAQETYGEDSYHLGEMGLALTRGLQSRNVMACVKHFALNSIENSRFYVDVNVDERSLREVYLPHFRKIVEQGQVASVMSAYNKFRGEYCGHSRELLTDILRDDWGFKGFVTSDWMHGVRDGVKGIRAGLDLEMPSPVRYGKPLLAALRRGELSEADIDARVHPVLRTRLWYALAPDTEDYDAQLLACDDHVRLARRVAEESMVLLKNDGVLPLDPARVRRLGVFGQLAALENTGDRGSSAVAAPRVVTPLEGLSSYMQEQGGEVVFADGKDTDAARVVAEGVDAAVVVVGLTWADEGEWFVLQPEKKAAARRLKFIGGGGDRTSLRLRARDEALIAEVAAVQPHTVVVCVGGSAVDVSWREQVAAILFSFYSGMEGGHALASLLFGDANPSGRLPFTIPESDADLPEFLPFAESATYGPLHGYSLFEKKALPVAYPFGHGLGYSEFSLSELEVDTRSDDWTVTVTLVNCGDVSGAEVVQVYLAFPESAVDRPPKKLAAFQKVLLSAGQRATVTMVVDAQARQVYDPDAGEWVMPDEPVELLVGRSSADISLRHTFLP